A region from the Sutcliffiella horikoshii genome encodes:
- a CDS encoding adenylosuccinate synthase — protein sequence MASVVVVGTQWGDEGKGKITDFLSENAELIARYQGGNNAGHTIKFNGETYKLHLIPSGIFYNDKTCVIGNGMVVDPKALIQELKYLHDRGVSTDNLRISDRAHVILPYHLKLDEVEEERKGANKIGTTKKGIGPAYMDKAARVGIRIADLLDRELFEAKLAHNLAEKNRLLERMYETEGFKLEDILDEYYEYGQQFAKYVTDTSVVLNDALDDGRRVLFEGAQGVMLDIDQGTYPFVTSSNPVAGGVTIGSGVGPSKIDHVVGVAKAYTTRVGDGPFPTELDNEIGHQIREVGREYGTTTGRPRRVGWFDSVVVRHARRVSGMTDLSLNSIDVLTGIETLKICVAYKYKGEVMEAFPASLKVLAECEPVYEEMPGWTEDITGVRSLSELPENARHYIERVSQLTGIPLSIFSVGPDRSQTNVVRSVYAK from the coding sequence ATGGCATCAGTAGTCGTAGTAGGAACACAATGGGGAGACGAAGGAAAAGGGAAAATTACCGATTTTCTTTCTGAGAATGCAGAGCTTATTGCACGTTACCAAGGCGGTAACAACGCAGGACACACAATTAAATTTAACGGTGAAACATATAAATTACACTTAATACCTTCTGGAATTTTTTATAACGACAAAACTTGTGTTATTGGTAACGGAATGGTTGTAGATCCTAAAGCATTAATCCAAGAATTAAAATATCTGCATGACCGCGGTGTAAGCACAGATAACCTGCGCATTTCAGACCGTGCACATGTTATTCTTCCTTACCACTTGAAGCTTGACGAAGTGGAAGAAGAGCGCAAAGGCGCAAACAAGATTGGTACAACGAAAAAAGGAATCGGACCAGCTTACATGGACAAAGCTGCTCGTGTTGGTATCCGTATTGCTGACTTACTTGACCGTGAACTTTTCGAAGCTAAACTTGCACACAACTTAGCGGAGAAAAATCGTTTGCTTGAAAGAATGTATGAAACAGAAGGCTTCAAGCTAGAAGATATTCTTGATGAGTACTACGAGTATGGACAACAATTTGCAAAGTACGTAACAGATACTTCTGTTGTGTTAAACGATGCGCTTGATGATGGCCGCCGCGTTCTTTTTGAAGGTGCTCAAGGGGTTATGCTTGATATCGACCAAGGAACCTATCCATTCGTAACATCTTCCAACCCAGTAGCGGGTGGAGTTACAATCGGTTCTGGTGTTGGTCCTTCAAAAATCGACCACGTTGTAGGTGTTGCGAAAGCTTACACTACTCGTGTTGGTGACGGTCCATTCCCAACAGAACTAGACAATGAAATAGGTCACCAAATCCGTGAAGTGGGAAGAGAGTATGGTACAACAACTGGACGCCCTCGCCGTGTAGGTTGGTTTGACAGTGTAGTCGTACGCCACGCACGCCGCGTAAGTGGTATGACTGACCTTTCATTGAACTCTATCGACGTTTTAACAGGCATTGAAACGCTGAAAATTTGCGTAGCTTACAAATACAAAGGCGAAGTAATGGAAGCATTCCCTGCAAGCTTGAAAGTACTTGCTGAATGTGAGCCGGTCTATGAAGAAATGCCAGGCTGGACAGAAGACATCACTGGCGTTAGAAGCTTAAGTGAGCTTCCTGAGAATGCTCGTCATTACATTGAGCGCGTATCTCAGCTTACAGGCATTCCATTGTCCATCTTCTCTGTAGGGCCAGATCGCTCTCAGACGAATGTGGTACGCAGTGTGTATGCGAAGTAA
- the dnaB gene encoding replicative DNA helicase, protein MSDIFEDRIPPQNIEAEQAVIGAIFLEPSALTLASELVMPDDFYRAAHQKIYDCMLNLSDRGEPVDLVTVTSELANLKLLEEVGGVSYLSDIAGSVPTAANIEYYAKIVEEKSILRRLIRTATNIAQEGYSREDEVAGLLNEAEKQILEVSQRKNSGVFQNIKDVLVKTYDNIETLHNRKGEVTGIETGFTELDKMTAGFQRNDLIIIAARPSVGKTAFALNIAQNVATKARENVAIFSLEMGAEQLVMRMLCAEGNINAQNLRTGQLTADDWSKLTMAMGSLSNAGIYIDDTPGIRVSEIRSKCRRLRQESGLGMILIDYLQLIQGSGRGGGENRQQEVSEISRSLKALARELEVPVIALSQLSRGVEQRQDKRPMMSDIRESGSIEQDADIVGFLYRDDYYDKESENKNIIEIILAKQRNGPVGTVSLAFVKEYNKFVNLERRFDDESVPPGA, encoded by the coding sequence ATGAGTGATATTTTTGAAGATAGAATACCACCGCAAAATATTGAAGCGGAACAGGCGGTCATCGGGGCTATTTTCTTAGAACCGTCTGCACTGACATTGGCATCTGAGCTTGTCATGCCAGATGACTTTTACCGCGCTGCCCATCAAAAGATATATGACTGCATGCTGAATCTTTCCGACCGGGGCGAACCGGTCGATCTGGTCACAGTCACATCCGAGCTTGCAAACTTGAAGCTTTTAGAAGAAGTTGGAGGGGTATCGTACCTAAGTGATATAGCAGGTTCAGTGCCAACTGCAGCTAATATAGAGTATTACGCAAAGATTGTAGAAGAAAAGTCTATTCTTCGCCGCCTGATTCGTACCGCAACCAACATCGCCCAAGAAGGCTACAGCAGGGAAGATGAAGTAGCAGGATTATTGAATGAAGCGGAAAAGCAAATCCTGGAAGTTTCACAACGGAAAAACTCCGGTGTGTTCCAAAACATCAAGGACGTGCTGGTTAAAACCTATGATAACATCGAAACCCTTCATAACCGTAAAGGGGAAGTGACGGGGATAGAGACAGGCTTTACCGAATTGGACAAAATGACCGCAGGTTTCCAACGAAATGATTTGATTATCATCGCTGCGCGTCCTTCTGTTGGTAAAACGGCATTCGCCTTGAACATCGCACAAAACGTCGCAACAAAGGCTCGTGAAAATGTCGCGATCTTCAGTCTGGAGATGGGCGCTGAGCAGCTGGTTATGAGGATGCTTTGTGCAGAAGGAAACATCAATGCACAAAACCTTAGAACAGGCCAATTGACCGCTGATGATTGGAGCAAGCTGACGATGGCAATGGGTAGCTTGTCCAATGCGGGTATCTACATTGATGATACGCCGGGTATCCGAGTCAGCGAGATCCGTTCTAAATGCCGTCGTCTAAGACAGGAGAGCGGCCTTGGAATGATTCTGATTGACTACCTGCAATTAATTCAAGGTAGTGGACGCGGCGGCGGAGAGAACCGTCAGCAGGAAGTTTCCGAGATTTCCCGTTCCCTAAAAGCGTTGGCAAGGGAACTGGAAGTCCCCGTTATCGCCTTGTCTCAGCTGTCCCGTGGAGTGGAGCAACGTCAAGACAAGCGTCCCATGATGTCTGATATCCGTGAATCCGGAAGTATCGAGCAGGATGCCGATATTGTTGGTTTCTTATATCGTGATGACTATTACGACAAAGAAAGTGAAAACAAGAACATCATTGAGATCATCCTGGCGAAACAGCGTAACGGTCCTGTTGGTACGGTTTCCTTGGCTTTCGTAAAAGAATATAATAAATTTGTTAATTTGGAGCGGCGATTTGATGATGAATCCGTCCCTCCAGGGGCATAA
- the rplI gene encoding 50S ribosomal protein L9, protein MRVIFLKDVKGKGKKGEVKNVADGYAHNFLLKQGLAMEASNGNLKSLEAQKNKEAKEAEQELENAKKLKETLEKLTLEFQTKSGEGGRLFGSITTKQIAEELQKEHKIKIDKRKMELNDAIRALGYTNVPVKLHTDVTATLKVHVTEQK, encoded by the coding sequence ATGAGGGTAATATTTTTAAAAGATGTAAAAGGTAAAGGAAAAAAAGGCGAAGTGAAAAACGTGGCAGATGGTTATGCCCATAATTTTCTACTAAAACAAGGGTTGGCTATGGAGGCTTCAAATGGTAACCTTAAATCATTGGAAGCTCAAAAGAACAAAGAAGCCAAAGAAGCGGAACAAGAGCTAGAAAACGCAAAGAAACTAAAAGAGACGTTGGAAAAGCTTACGCTTGAATTCCAAACTAAATCAGGTGAAGGCGGCCGTTTATTCGGTAGCATCACAACAAAACAAATCGCAGAAGAGCTTCAAAAGGAGCATAAAATAAAGATCGATAAGCGCAAAATGGAGCTAAATGATGCCATCCGCGCATTAGGCTATACAAATGTACCTGTAAAGCTGCATACAGATGTTACAGCAACCTTGAAGGTTCACGTAACAGAACAAAAGTAA
- a CDS encoding DHH family phosphoesterase: protein MPNYFEKLNLRYPVYLLFVIALIQLGIIVFFQWQIGIVSFLLLGLVVYLYIKVEQKAKKEMETYISTLSYRLKKVGEEALMEMPIGIMLYNDDYQIEWTNPFLASCFHEETLVGRSLYDVGENLIPLLKQDLETETIPLHDRKYKVVIKKAERLIYFFDITEQTHIEKLYEDERTVLGIIFLDNYDEVTQGMDDQTKSAINSQVTSIINKWSMENGVFLKRTSMERFIVVLNEHILVQLEKNKFSILDEVREQTSKQSMPLTLSVGIGTGVPSLPELGHLAQSSLDLALGRGGDQVAIKQTNGKVRFYGGKTNPMEKRTRVRARVISHALKELIHESDKVIIMGHRYPDMDALGAAIGIAKVAELNHKDAYIVLNNQEIDAGIHRLLEELKGHSELWEKFISPEDAFEIATGDTLLVVVDTHKPSLVIEEKLLSKIDNVVVIDHHRRGEDFIEDPLLVYMEPYASSTAELVTELLQYQPKRIKITMLEATALLAGIIVDTKSFTVRTGSRTFDAASYLRSQGADTILVQKLLKENLDRFVKRAKLIESAYLFQEGIVIAKGVPEESFDQVMIAQAADTLLAMSDINTSFVIAHRNGEQVSISARSLGDVNVQVVMENLGGGGHLTNAATQMNTTIDEAEEQLKQAITEYLEGGSKE from the coding sequence ATGCCTAATTATTTCGAAAAACTGAATCTGCGTTATCCCGTCTATTTATTGTTTGTCATCGCTCTGATTCAACTTGGGATAATTGTGTTTTTCCAATGGCAAATAGGGATTGTCAGCTTTCTGCTCCTGGGCTTGGTTGTATATCTTTACATCAAAGTGGAACAAAAGGCTAAAAAAGAAATGGAAACGTACATTTCCACGCTTTCCTACCGGTTAAAAAAGGTTGGGGAAGAAGCGCTAATGGAAATGCCTATAGGTATCATGCTTTATAACGACGATTATCAAATCGAATGGACGAATCCTTTTCTCGCTTCCTGTTTTCATGAAGAAACACTTGTAGGCAGATCGTTATATGACGTAGGAGAAAACTTGATTCCTCTATTAAAGCAGGATCTCGAAACAGAAACGATTCCCCTGCACGACAGGAAATATAAAGTGGTAATCAAAAAAGCAGAGCGGCTTATCTACTTTTTTGACATTACCGAACAGACGCATATTGAGAAATTATATGAAGACGAGCGCACGGTACTTGGTATCATTTTCTTAGACAATTATGATGAAGTGACACAGGGGATGGATGATCAAACGAAAAGCGCGATCAATAGCCAGGTGACCTCCATTATTAATAAATGGTCCATGGAAAACGGTGTATTTTTGAAAAGAACGTCCATGGAACGGTTTATTGTTGTATTAAACGAACATATCCTTGTGCAATTGGAAAAGAATAAGTTTTCCATTTTGGACGAGGTTCGTGAACAGACATCCAAGCAAAGCATGCCACTTACATTAAGCGTTGGCATTGGTACAGGAGTCCCTTCTCTTCCTGAGCTGGGACACCTTGCCCAATCAAGTCTGGACCTTGCATTGGGACGTGGAGGCGACCAGGTAGCCATCAAGCAGACCAATGGAAAGGTTCGCTTTTATGGAGGCAAAACAAATCCGATGGAGAAACGGACACGTGTACGTGCACGCGTCATTTCCCATGCATTGAAGGAACTGATTCACGAAAGTGACAAAGTGATCATCATGGGGCATCGCTACCCGGACATGGACGCACTTGGAGCGGCTATCGGGATTGCCAAAGTAGCGGAGCTCAATCATAAGGATGCGTATATCGTTTTAAATAACCAAGAAATTGATGCCGGCATTCACCGCCTGTTGGAAGAACTGAAAGGTCATAGTGAGCTTTGGGAAAAGTTCATCTCACCGGAAGATGCCTTTGAGATAGCGACAGGCGATACGTTGCTGGTTGTGGTCGATACACATAAGCCTTCCCTCGTCATTGAGGAAAAGCTGTTAAGTAAAATCGATAATGTGGTCGTAATCGATCACCACAGACGTGGAGAGGACTTTATCGAGGATCCGTTGCTTGTTTATATGGAGCCTTATGCTTCCTCCACTGCGGAACTTGTTACAGAGCTCCTGCAATACCAGCCAAAACGCATCAAAATCACAATGCTTGAAGCGACCGCCCTGTTAGCTGGTATAATAGTAGATACGAAAAGCTTCACGGTCCGTACCGGTTCCCGTACATTTGATGCGGCATCCTATCTGCGTTCACAAGGGGCCGATACCATTCTTGTGCAAAAGCTATTAAAAGAAAATCTAGACCGCTTTGTGAAACGCGCCAAATTGATAGAAAGTGCCTATTTGTTCCAAGAAGGCATTGTTATTGCCAAAGGAGTTCCTGAAGAATCCTTTGATCAGGTGATGATCGCACAGGCTGCAGACACGCTGCTTGCGATGAGCGACATCAATACTTCTTTTGTCATCGCCCATCGAAACGGCGAGCAGGTAAGCATCAGTGCGAGGTCACTTGGGGATGTCAACGTACAGGTGGTCATGGAGAATCTAGGCGGCGGCGGTCACCTGACAAATGCAGCCACACAGATGAATACGACCATTGATGAAGCAGAAGAACAATTGAAACAAGCAATAACAGAATACTTAGAAGGAGGTTCCAAGGAATGA
- a CDS encoding YybS family protein, translated as MKETKHITEGAALLGIYILLLLMTLFIPFIGLITFLALVVPFVVYTARNGWKSGIWLIVVAGVLSVLIGSPVALALSIPASTAGVVMGHLIQKNASRYAILGAATGVFLLNYILAYVVAIVLFNIDFIEVMQEMIRESVQASEAIATSLGQENAKEAVAILEESLGYTSYLLPTMLVLTSFVHAYFSQLITFFIIKRLKMKVSPFPPFRELMLPKSLLWYYLIVLILSLMAPEEGTTLFMVVLNLSFILMLLMTMQGFSFIFYFCHIKRISKAIPITLVILSFLITPLVYIIRMIGIIDIGFQLRERIQGKNQGK; from the coding sequence ATGAAGGAAACAAAACATATCACAGAAGGTGCAGCATTGCTCGGTATCTATATCCTGCTCCTTCTCATGACACTCTTCATTCCTTTTATAGGGCTCATCACCTTTCTCGCCCTCGTTGTCCCATTTGTCGTCTATACAGCAAGAAACGGGTGGAAATCAGGGATTTGGCTAATTGTGGTTGCCGGGGTGCTTAGTGTTCTAATCGGGTCACCGGTTGCTCTTGCCCTGAGCATACCAGCCAGTACTGCCGGGGTGGTCATGGGGCATCTGATCCAGAAGAATGCTAGCCGCTATGCCATTTTAGGCGCTGCTACAGGGGTGTTCTTGCTCAACTATATCCTGGCGTATGTGGTGGCAATCGTCCTTTTTAATATTGATTTTATAGAAGTCATGCAAGAGATGATCAGGGAGTCCGTACAGGCATCAGAAGCAATAGCTACTTCCCTCGGTCAAGAAAATGCAAAAGAAGCGGTGGCAATATTAGAGGAGTCCCTCGGCTATACAAGTTATCTATTACCGACCATGCTGGTATTAACCTCTTTTGTACATGCCTATTTCTCGCAGCTCATCACTTTTTTTATTATAAAAAGGTTGAAAATGAAGGTCAGTCCTTTTCCTCCATTCCGGGAATTAATGCTTCCGAAAAGCTTGTTGTGGTATTACTTGATTGTCCTCATATTATCGCTTATGGCACCAGAAGAAGGGACAACTTTATTTATGGTAGTCCTTAACCTTTCCTTCATTTTAATGCTATTAATGACGATGCAAGGATTCTCATTTATTTTCTACTTCTGTCATATAAAAAGGATCTCCAAAGCTATACCGATTACGCTGGTCATTTTATCCTTCCTAATCACTCCTTTGGTCTATATAATAAGAATGATAGGAATAATAGATATCGGTTTTCAACTTAGAGAGAGAATACAGGGAAAGAATCAAGGAAAATAA
- the rpsR gene encoding 30S ribosomal protein S18, with the protein MAGGRRGGRNKRRKVCYFTANGITHIDYKEIDVLKKFVSERGKILPRRVTGTSAKYQRKLTIAIKRARQMALLPYVSGE; encoded by the coding sequence ATGGCAGGAGGACGCAGAGGTGGACGTAACAAACGTCGTAAGGTTTGTTATTTCACAGCTAACGGTATCACTCACATCGACTACAAAGAAATCGATGTATTGAAAAAGTTCGTTTCTGAGCGTGGTAAAATTTTACCTCGTCGTGTAACAGGAACTAGCGCTAAATACCAACGTAAATTAACGATCGCGATCAAACGCGCTCGTCAAATGGCATTACTACCATACGTTTCTGGTGAGTAA
- the ssb gene encoding single-stranded DNA-binding protein — MLNRVVLVGRLTKDPELRYTPSGVAVATFTLAVNRTFQNQQGEREADFINCVVWRKQAENAANFLKKGSLAGVDGRLQTRNYEGQDGKRVYVTEVVAEGVQFLEPKGSGGSGNTSRPNPNQNQGYGSSPSFGYDQNQQRSNNNNQGYTRVDDDPFKNDGQPIDISDDDLPF; from the coding sequence ATGTTAAATCGCGTAGTATTGGTCGGTCGCTTGACCAAAGACCCTGAATTGCGCTATACCCCAAGTGGAGTGGCGGTTGCTACTTTTACATTGGCAGTCAATCGTACGTTCCAGAATCAGCAGGGCGAACGCGAAGCTGATTTTATTAACTGTGTTGTCTGGAGAAAACAAGCTGAAAACGCAGCAAACTTCCTGAAAAAAGGAAGCCTCGCTGGTGTAGACGGCAGGTTGCAGACACGCAATTATGAAGGCCAAGATGGAAAACGTGTGTACGTAACGGAAGTAGTGGCAGAAGGTGTTCAGTTCTTGGAGCCTAAGGGATCCGGTGGTTCTGGAAATACATCTCGTCCTAATCCAAATCAAAATCAAGGCTATGGTTCATCACCTTCGTTTGGGTACGATCAGAACCAACAGCGTAGCAATAACAACAACCAAGGTTATACTCGTGTTGATGACGACCCATTTAAGAATGATGGCCAACCAATTGATATATCCGATGACGATTTGCCGTTCTAA
- the rpsF gene encoding 30S ribosomal protein S6 — translation MNKYEIMYIIRPNIEEDAKKALTERFNTILTDNGADLSEAKEWGKRRLAYEINDFRDGYYMLVNVAAEPAAVQEFDRLAKISEDIIRHIVVKKEEK, via the coding sequence ATGAACAAGTACGAAATCATGTATATCATCCGTCCAAACATTGAGGAAGACGCTAAAAAAGCTCTTACAGAACGTTTCAATACGATCCTAACTGACAACGGTGCAGATCTTTCTGAAGCTAAAGAGTGGGGCAAACGCCGCTTAGCTTACGAAATCAATGATTTCCGTGACGGCTACTATATGCTAGTAAACGTAGCTGCTGAGCCAGCTGCAGTTCAAGAGTTTGATCGTCTTGCTAAAATCAGCGAAGACATCATCCGTCATATCGTTGTTAAAAAAGAAGAAAAATAA
- the ychF gene encoding redox-regulated ATPase YchF, whose protein sequence is MALTAGIVGLPNVGKSTLFNAITQAGAESANYPFCTIDPNVGIVDVPDERLQKLTELVNPKKTVPTHFEFTDIAGIVKGASKGEGLGNKFLSHIRQVDAICHVVRCFADDNITHVSGGVNPIDDIETINLELILADLESVDKRLERVAKLAKQKDKEAVYEHEVLLLVKEALENELPARTVEVTDEQVKYLKGMHLLTSKPVLYVANVGEDDVADTSDNEYVQQVREFAAKDNAEVITVCAKIESEIVELDADEKAMFLEELGIKESGLDQLIRAAYNLLGLATYFTAGVQEVRAWTFRTGMKAPQCAGVIHTDFERGFIRAETVSYEDLLAAGSHTAAKEAGKVRLEGKEYIVKDGDVIHFRFNV, encoded by the coding sequence ATGGCTTTAACAGCAGGTATCGTTGGTCTTCCAAACGTAGGGAAATCAACGCTTTTTAATGCAATCACACAAGCGGGGGCGGAATCTGCCAACTACCCGTTCTGTACCATAGATCCGAACGTAGGTATCGTAGATGTTCCAGATGAGCGTCTGCAAAAATTAACAGAACTTGTAAATCCGAAGAAAACAGTACCAACACACTTCGAATTTACCGACATTGCCGGAATCGTAAAAGGTGCCAGCAAAGGGGAAGGTCTTGGAAACAAGTTCTTATCTCACATCCGTCAAGTAGATGCAATCTGCCACGTGGTTCGTTGCTTTGCTGATGACAACATCACCCACGTTTCTGGTGGCGTGAACCCGATCGATGACATTGAAACTATCAACCTTGAGCTTATTTTAGCTGATTTAGAATCAGTAGATAAGCGTCTTGAGCGTGTAGCCAAATTGGCGAAGCAAAAAGATAAAGAAGCGGTATATGAGCATGAAGTGCTTTTACTAGTAAAAGAAGCGCTTGAAAATGAGCTTCCGGCACGTACAGTAGAAGTAACGGACGAGCAGGTGAAATACCTAAAAGGCATGCACCTATTAACTAGCAAGCCTGTCCTTTATGTAGCAAATGTTGGCGAAGACGATGTAGCCGACACTTCCGACAACGAATACGTGCAACAAGTACGTGAATTTGCTGCAAAAGACAATGCAGAAGTTATCACAGTTTGTGCGAAAATCGAGTCTGAAATAGTAGAATTAGATGCAGACGAAAAAGCGATGTTCCTTGAGGAGCTTGGCATTAAAGAATCTGGTCTAGATCAGCTGATCCGTGCTGCTTACAACTTACTTGGCCTTGCAACTTACTTTACTGCAGGTGTACAGGAAGTTCGCGCATGGACATTCCGTACAGGCATGAAAGCCCCTCAATGTGCGGGTGTCATCCATACCGACTTCGAACGCGGATTCATCCGTGCAGAAACAGTATCCTATGAAGACTTACTTGCAGCAGGCTCTCACACAGCTGCCAAAGAAGCAGGCAAAGTCCGCCTAGAAGGAAAAGAATACATCGTAAAAGACGGAGACGTTATCCACTTCCGCTTTAACGTTTAA
- a CDS encoding DUF951 domain-containing protein has translation MTDKEFGLNDVVEMKKAHPCGTNRWKVVRMGMDIRIKCEGCDHTVLMPRKEFTRKIKKILVRSEE, from the coding sequence ATGACAGATAAAGAATTCGGTTTAAATGATGTAGTAGAAATGAAAAAAGCACACCCATGCGGAACAAACAGATGGAAAGTAGTACGAATGGGAATGGACATCCGCATCAAATGCGAAGGCTGCGACCACACCGTCCTCATGCCACGAAAAGAATTTACAAGGAAGATAAAAAAGATACTAGTAAGAAGTGAAGAATAA
- a CDS encoding mechanosensitive ion channel family protein, with protein sequence MEWTNRVLIQMKDSFLNEDLWVSIGEGLLKIILIILVAAMIIKIGKNLIQNFVKLREKGPIRISERRENTLLKLLQNVLTYVVYFVAFIMILEIVHIDVRALLAGAGIVGLAVGFGAQNLVRDIITGFFIIFEDQFSVGDYIRTGTFEGYVEEIGLRTTKIKSWTGELHILPNGSIVELTNFSIHNSVAVVDVSIAYEGKIEEAERVIQELLAEMPARYVEMTEPPELLGIQTLGNSEVVLRITCETVPMKHWYIGRSIRKEVKNRLDEAGIEIPFPRLVLYNREPKQDGHASN encoded by the coding sequence ATGGAATGGACAAACCGAGTGCTAATACAAATGAAAGATTCCTTCCTGAATGAGGATCTATGGGTTTCTATCGGGGAAGGATTACTCAAAATCATTCTGATCATCCTTGTAGCCGCCATGATCATAAAAATAGGAAAAAACCTCATTCAAAACTTTGTGAAACTAAGAGAAAAAGGGCCTATCCGTATATCAGAACGAAGAGAGAACACACTTCTGAAACTGTTGCAAAATGTGTTAACCTACGTGGTCTATTTTGTCGCCTTCATTATGATTTTAGAAATTGTTCATATTGATGTTAGGGCACTTTTAGCCGGAGCGGGGATTGTTGGCCTTGCTGTCGGCTTTGGGGCACAAAACTTGGTAAGGGATATCATTACAGGTTTTTTTATTATATTCGAAGACCAATTTTCGGTCGGGGATTATATCAGAACGGGCACATTTGAAGGGTATGTGGAGGAGATTGGCCTTCGGACCACGAAAATAAAAAGTTGGACAGGGGAATTGCATATATTGCCCAATGGCAGTATTGTAGAACTAACGAATTTCTCCATTCATAACAGCGTTGCAGTGGTGGATGTAAGCATTGCATATGAAGGGAAAATAGAAGAAGCGGAGCGAGTAATTCAAGAATTGCTTGCAGAAATGCCGGCAAGATATGTGGAAATGACAGAACCACCAGAACTGCTTGGCATTCAAACGTTGGGCAACTCCGAGGTTGTACTCAGGATCACATGTGAAACAGTGCCAATGAAGCATTGGTATATCGGGCGTTCGATCAGGAAGGAAGTCAAAAATCGTCTGGATGAAGCGGGAATTGAAATTCCATTTCCACGCCTGGTGCTCTATAACCGGGAACCAAAGCAAGACGGGCATGCTTCCAATTGA
- a CDS encoding YkvI family membrane protein: MWKSGFRWMFLILGTVIGAGYASGRELWQFFGSESGLAILLFTLFFIISCYVILQISSKEQTEHFSPVLRKLVGERASYLYNIVMVVYLFTTTVVMLAGGGAALQVFSIPYWGGIAIICFLLILLFVYDVKGMVTVNVVIIPIIVLTLAYVLIDAVLNSPDAVPTSVLEQSNWPAGFTFTALNILPLVAVLSAIGKEVKGKGEIIIASVGSGVILGVISLFYNQTLILVQSKLGLFEIPLFAIIQSYPFYMLFFMTILLWVAIYTTAASGLLGLVTRFRNVIPIPLWLMCSLFILLMIPFTAVGFSVLVAILYPLFGLINLYLLVCILLYPIKNRENQ, encoded by the coding sequence ATGTGGAAAAGCGGGTTTCGCTGGATGTTTTTAATATTGGGTACAGTGATTGGCGCAGGGTATGCATCCGGCCGGGAACTATGGCAATTTTTCGGTTCGGAAAGCGGACTAGCCATTCTATTATTCACCCTGTTCTTTATCATTTCGTGCTATGTGATCCTGCAAATCAGCAGCAAGGAACAAACTGAGCATTTCTCCCCCGTTCTAAGAAAGCTTGTCGGAGAGAGAGCATCGTATTTATACAATATAGTAATGGTCGTTTATTTATTTACCACGACAGTCGTGATGCTTGCAGGTGGCGGAGCGGCGTTACAGGTCTTTTCCATCCCTTATTGGGGCGGAATAGCGATTATATGTTTCTTATTAATTCTGTTGTTCGTGTACGACGTCAAAGGAATGGTTACGGTAAATGTTGTGATTATCCCGATCATTGTGTTGACCTTAGCCTATGTGCTGATAGATGCAGTGCTCAACAGCCCGGATGCCGTTCCTACGTCCGTGCTTGAACAGAGCAACTGGCCCGCTGGATTTACCTTTACAGCTTTGAATATCCTTCCACTTGTTGCCGTTTTATCTGCGATAGGAAAAGAAGTTAAAGGAAAAGGAGAAATTATCATTGCCAGTGTAGGGAGCGGGGTCATTTTGGGAGTCATCTCGCTTTTTTATAACCAAACGCTTATTTTGGTACAAAGTAAGCTTGGGTTATTCGAAATCCCACTCTTTGCGATCATTCAGAGTTATCCGTTTTATATGCTATTCTTCATGACCATCCTGCTTTGGGTGGCGATCTATACCACGGCGGCCTCCGGGTTGCTCGGATTAGTTACGAGATTTCGAAATGTCATTCCAATTCCGCTTTGGCTCATGTGTTCATTATTCATTTTATTAATGATTCCCTTCACCGCAGTGGGCTTTTCCGTCCTCGTAGCAATACTTTACCCGCTATTTGGCTTAATCAATCTCTATCTGCTCGTTTGTATTCTGCTGTATCCGATTAAAAACCGAGAAAACCAGTAA